The genomic segment tatAGGTAGTAAGTATGTGCAACTGTGTCcaagcagcaacagcagcaagcccaacaagtacaacaacaacagcagcagcaacaacaacaacaggtcCAGGCCCAGCAGGTCCCTCCTCAGCAGCAGGTTcctcagcaacaacaacaacaacagcagcaacaacaacagcagcagcaacaacagcaacagcagcagcaacaacaacaacaacagccgCAGCAGCAAGTGTCAGGTGTGCCTCCACCAGGGCAGCAACAGAACCAGGGCTTAGGCATGCAGCCGTTACCACCACAGCAACCCATGGTACGACCCAACACAGTAAGACTCgacacaaatgtgttttttttcccttcttattctgtcaatgtttatattttgcTTTTCTCCTCAAGTTCATCTTAGATTTATTCTTCTTACCTATTTTTGCCTATCTTTATTTTAGGAcaattacaattgtttgttaactTGTTATTATACTCATTTAAGAGTTGTCCAGAGTAGATAATATTACCAGTTCTCAtccctttattaaaaaaaatgaaaaatttgaaattaattccaagcaaaaaaaaattggggggaaaaaaggaaatgcATAGATATTTGCTAAATATATTCAGATTGTATATctagattttccccctttttaatctcaaatgaagtgaaaatgttctatttttaaattaggGGTGTATTAGAATGTGTACTGGGAATTTGCTATTTTCATTGCCAAACTTTTGGCTATTTATATGATTTGGAGCAATTGTATTAATTCAAAGTGGTATCTAGTACTTATGCAGTCAACTAAagagtttgaatgtttttgctCACCCATTAGTTCCCACGTCAAGGCATGCAGCAGacacaacaacagcagcagacGGCCGCTCTGGTCAGACAACTCCAACAACAACTCTCAAGTAAGTCCCATTCCCCTTCACCTATCCTCCCATCTGCCTCTCACACTTAGTAGTCTTAAGCAACTTTTTGTTTGGATACAGATACACAACCCGGGCAGAGCACCAATTCATATTTCTGACCACTAATTTGCTGTTAACAAGTATGTGAAGAGGCACAAACTTGGCAGGAGGTCCGAAGCTGGCGGCgctaaaaaatgtctttgcatcaCTTTTTGCACTGTTGGAATAATGGAGGGCAAGATAGCTATTAAAAAGgctggttaaaaataaaaatgaataaaaaaaaatcctaaaaggaGAACAATAATAACCCCTCAATCCCCAGtattttatttcactttgtacaatttattttgggggttttcttTATTTCTCATTAAATCATGTCAAGTTCTTATGTCTTGTAATGTCTTGTTTGCTACCTGtattctgtatttaaaaaaaaaaaaagaaaaaagacatgtGAAATGAAAACTTTTATAAAAATccatagaggaaaaaaaatgctttcttgTCTTAAATAGCCACATTTTTTCTACTTCTCTCATGGGTGAAGACTTTCAAAAAGCGACACGTGAgtatttacattacattattttaattgCACATTAGAAACTCTTCTTTTGtacagcaatatttttttcctcccacgttTCAGAAGGAATGCCTGGACTAATTCATCTTCACAACTTAAAAGTTCAGAAAGGCTCAAAAGAAAACACAAGTATGtaatatttatcattttgcCTTATCTATACATCATGAGATGTTTGTCAACGTACTGTAAATGTTTTcaactgttttgttttcatgtgcTTTTTCATTAGATTTGTCTTTTCCTTGTCTCCACTAGGACTTTCCAGACGTTTGAAAAGCACCCCTGTATCTGGTCCTAGACTTCTCCCTTGGAAGGGGCATTCTTTCCCCCTGTAGCTGGGCAGAAAGTCCAGGTCGCTCCAATTCCGCTCGTCATCTCGCACGCCGAGCCTAGACAGCAGCTTGTCGGCGAGTCTCGGCACAGCAGGCTGGAGGAGGATCCCGTAAATCCTCATACATTCCAGGGAGACGTGGACGATCGCTTCCAGCCAGCGGCGGTCCCCGTCATCCGTCCTGTTCAATTTCCAAGGTGTGTGCCGTTGAACGAAACCGTTGGTTTGTCTCACGCAGGACGCGATGGCCTCCAGGGCTTTGTAGACGTTCAACTTCTCATAGTGACGCGCCACCGACGGCGGGAGGTTTTGCACGGCATCCAACATGCGGTAGTCTTCCGGCACGGTTCTCCCGCCACGCTCACTGGGAAAAGACAACGGGCAGAACTCTGGGTATGTCTGTTTGGGATTAAGCGCCGGAGCGGTGCAGCGGTTCAGTAAACCGCCCAAGGAGTCGGCTAGCTCCGCGTTGAGGAGTTTGAGGACTTTGTGGTCCGTGTAGTCGCAGTCGGAATCAGGTACGCCTTGACGCAGGAGAAAGTACCTCAAGCCGTCGGTAGTGAACGCCTGCGAACACTCGTTGGGATCGACCACGTTGCCTAGACTTTTAGACATCTTGGTCCCATTGACTGTCCAGTGTGAGTGCACGAGTATGGACCGAGGGGGTGACAATCCCGCTCCCAGGAGGAAAGATGGCCAGTAGATGGTGTGGAATTTCAAGATGTCCTTGCCAACGATATGACGAGCCGCGCTCCACCAAGAACTGTGGCCGTCGGGGTAACCGACCACCGTGAGGTAGTTGACCAAAGCATCCAGCCACACGTAGATTGTATGATGGGGATCGCCTGGGACGGGAATCCCCCACCGGAGACGGCTTCTTTGGCGCGACACGGAAAGGTCTGGAAGTTCTTCCTGGAGCCACTGGAGGACATCCTGACGGAAGCGCTCTGGTTGGATTGCGCTGGGGTTTTTGTGGAGCCAGTCCTGCAGTTGTGTCCGAAACACCGACAAACGGAACATGTAGTTTTCCTCCTTCACCCACTCCACCTGGAAAATCATTGCATAAGGTTATAAGTTATTCAGTGGAACATGGATTGTTTACctctatcataaaaaaaaaatgttttcttagaTCTTTGTGGACCCACCTTGTGTCCACTCTCCAGCGAAACGGTGATAGCCTGACCCGTCCCGTCAATGGCGTCAGCTACTTGCGTCGAAGTCAAGAAGCTCTCGTCAGGTGTGGAGTACCATCCCTCGTAGATGCCCTTATAGATGAGCCCTTTATCTCGTAGAGTGCACCAAAAGTGCTCCACTGCCTTCCGATGTCTTTCCTCAGTGGTCCTGATGTAGTCCGTGAAGGACACGTCGCAGCTGCCGAAGACGGACCGGAATCGCTGGGAGACGCCCGTGCAGAAGGTCAGGGGGTCTTCTCCTGCTGTGTCGGCCGCCTGTTGGATTTTTAAACCATGCTCGTCTGTGCCTGAAACACACACCACCCAACATTTAAAGGCTAAGCCCAGGTAAGCCTTATGGTTGAGTAGCAGCCTTGCAGTAATAGATTTGTTTAGAATGGGTGGGCAAACCTGTCCTCGAGGGCTACTGtcggtgcatgtttttgttccaactggtCCAGCACAGATACTTTGCATAATGAGATTTCTAGAAAACAaggagcacctgactgcaatccactgattgcactggaAGTGCACCAGATTGAAGTGTCCTCTTTATGAATTGGAATGAAAATAAGCACCTACtccagccctttgtggaatagtttgcccagaATGATGAAGTACCTGTTGCAAATCTTGACTTGAATCCCTGCAGAAGCTTGTACCTGTGCATGCAGTCAGCTAAAACTGCGGAATACAAGTGGCCCAGATGAGGTGAGGCGTTGACATAGAAGATCGGCGTGGTTATGTAGTAGCTTCTTTCCTCTTTGCAAGCATCGCTGCTTGTAAGATTGGCCCGGGAATTACTTGATAACCGTGATAAATATGCGATTTGTTGCCAACAGCCAACAGTTTGACACCTCCTGGTGATGAAGCTAAAAGGGGCCCTCATGTTCGATGGGGATCGCACTGGGTAAGTGCTTTGCTAAATGCTAAATGTTCTTTTATACATTGTAAACGTAATCGTTAATTGAAAATGTTGAAGAAAATTACCCACGATCTCGATCTTGTCGAAGTAAATGCCACATGaaggttgtgttttttttccggttGTCACGTTGCATCAGTCCAATCAAATCAATAGGCGATTTCTCTCGTGACCATAAACGAACCAatcatcattttgtttgttaaaCTGCGACGTATTCAAGGCCCACAGATGAATCGTAATTTTAAGACACACGAAGTCATGTTTTCTTAAAGTGGAACTTCTCCGTTTTTGTAAGTAGTAGTATTATATTTCTCGCAGTATCCCCATTTTACAGAAACAGTTGGCACAATAGATTGCAAGGTTATTCATAATAATGTTATTAGTAATAAACAGTCTTATAACGCTAGTTACCCCAGCTGTCACGAGTCACATAAACACCCACTAGTAGCGCACCGTGGTTGTGTTAAGTCACTTGCTACTTGACGTAGACGAATACGGATGGAGACGACGTGACAACCGAGGTAATAAATACTTTCATTTTGCTTCGTAAAAGTATTAACTTTTGACTTAAATCAAGTACAATCATGACGTTCTAGTCGCCATCCTAAAGGTAGTTTGAGTTGATTCGACTTGCCGGAGGAGGCTGGTTGTCATGTGATGTGGAAACACAGCTTTTGTGTTTGTCGAAGTGGAGGAAGGGAGTGTTTTCTGCTTAAACCGTTGTTTTAAACTGGTGCGTGACCGTTACTTTAACACCGCGCGATATCGACTTTTGTTTCAGATGGAAGCAGGTCGTGTAGACTTCTACATTGGGCTCTCTCTGGCCGTATCTTCCAGTCTTTTTATCGGCACCAGCTTCATTCTCAAGAAGAAAGGCCTCCTGCGATTGGCCAGCAAgggatccaccagggcaggtaATCAAAAactccagaaaatttacattaaaaccGAAATATGTTTAACACCTTGTAGGATAAGTGACAAttcatatacgtatatatgatAAACCTTGGGTTATGCAGACCACAATATTGTTACTTAATGCCCATCATTGACAATTATAGACGCCCAATTCGTTTAAAATAGATGGGCTGGCTCTATTTGCTCATCATCCTGTCCTCTCAAATCATCACTACCACGCccccttttcaaaatgggttggacaCATCTATATGATAAATTGATTCAAATTGAAAAACCTTACTTTATTCggatgattgcattttttttattaaatcccAAATAAAGTTTCTTATCCAGTTATATGAAAATAATgcctcagggaaaaaaaaacagaaaataagtaAAAGCCTGTGGTACAAGGGTCCATGATTACAGTTTTTTCCAAGTTATTGTTCATTGCAATTGCATAACTCACCAGCTTTTGTGCCCAGGTCAAGGTGGCTATGCTTATCTCAAAGAATGGCTCTGGTGGGCGGGACTTGTTTCAAGTAAGTCACAATGTTTAAGGTTTTATGCTTGCTAGTTTTTGCAGGAAGCTGTAAATGTAGCCATCATGACATATTAATGCAAAGTGATGATGTTTCAGTGGGAGTAGGAGAGGCGGCCAACTTTGCCGCCTACGCCTTTGCTCCGGCCACCCTCGTCACCCCACTGGGAGCTTTGAGTGTGCTCGTAAGGTACGCCAGGAGTATTTC from the Stigmatopora nigra isolate UIUO_SnigA chromosome 14, RoL_Snig_1.1, whole genome shotgun sequence genome contains:
- the mars2 gene encoding methionine--tRNA ligase, mitochondrial isoform X3, producing MHRYKLLQGFKSRFATGTDEHGLKIQQAADTAGEDPLTFCTGVSQRFRSVFGSCDVSFTDYIRTTEERHRKAVEHFWCTLRDKGLIYKGIYEGWYSTPDESFLTSTQVADAIDGTGQAITVSLESGHKVEWVKEENYMFRLSVFRTQLQDWLHKNPSAIQPERFRQDVLQWLQEELPDLSVSRQRSRLRWGIPVPGDPHHTIYVWLDALVNYLTVVGYPDGHSSWWSAARHIVGKDILKFHTIYWPSFLLGAGLSPPRSILVHSHWTVNGTKMSKSLGNVVDPNECSQAFTTDGLRYFLLRQGVPDSDCDYTDHKVLKLLNAELADSLGGLLNRCTAPALNPKQTYPEFCPLSFPSERGGRTVPEDYRMLDAVQNLPPSVARHYEKLNVYKALEAIASCVRQTNGFVQRHTPWKLNRTDDGDRRWLEAIVHVSLECMRIYGILLQPAVPRLADKLLSRLGVRDDERNWSDLDFLPSYRGKECPFQGRSLGPDTGVLFKRLESPSGDKEKTNLMKKHMKTKQLKTFTVR
- the mars2 gene encoding methionine--tRNA ligase, mitochondrial isoform X1; its protein translation is MRAPFSFITRRCQTVGCWQQIAYLSRLSSNSRANLTSSDACKEERSYYITTPIFYVNASPHLGHLYSAVLADCMHRYKLLQGFKSRFATGTDEHGLKIQQAADTAGEDPLTFCTGVSQRFRSVFGSCDVSFTDYIRTTEERHRKAVEHFWCTLRDKGLIYKGIYEGWYSTPDESFLTSTQVADAIDGTGQAITVSLESGHKVEWVKEENYMFRLSVFRTQLQDWLHKNPSAIQPERFRQDVLQWLQEELPDLSVSRQRSRLRWGIPVPGDPHHTIYVWLDALVNYLTVVGYPDGHSSWWSAARHIVGKDILKFHTIYWPSFLLGAGLSPPRSILVHSHWTVNGTKMSKSLGNVVDPNECSQAFTTDGLRYFLLRQGVPDSDCDYTDHKVLKLLNAELADSLGGLLNRCTAPALNPKQTYPEFCPLSFPSERGGRTVPEDYRMLDAVQNLPPSVARHYEKLNVYKALEAIASCVRQTNGFVQRHTPWKLNRTDDGDRRWLEAIVHVSLECMRIYGILLQPAVPRLADKLLSRLGVRDDERNWSDLDFLPSYRGKECPFQGRSLGPDTGVLFKRLESPSGDKEKTNLMKKHMKTKQLKTFTVR
- the mars2 gene encoding methionine--tRNA ligase, mitochondrial isoform X2, with the protein product MQRDNRKKNTTFMWHLLRQDRDLLADCMHRYKLLQGFKSRFATGTDEHGLKIQQAADTAGEDPLTFCTGVSQRFRSVFGSCDVSFTDYIRTTEERHRKAVEHFWCTLRDKGLIYKGIYEGWYSTPDESFLTSTQVADAIDGTGQAITVSLESGHKVEWVKEENYMFRLSVFRTQLQDWLHKNPSAIQPERFRQDVLQWLQEELPDLSVSRQRSRLRWGIPVPGDPHHTIYVWLDALVNYLTVVGYPDGHSSWWSAARHIVGKDILKFHTIYWPSFLLGAGLSPPRSILVHSHWTVNGTKMSKSLGNVVDPNECSQAFTTDGLRYFLLRQGVPDSDCDYTDHKVLKLLNAELADSLGGLLNRCTAPALNPKQTYPEFCPLSFPSERGGRTVPEDYRMLDAVQNLPPSVARHYEKLNVYKALEAIASCVRQTNGFVQRHTPWKLNRTDDGDRRWLEAIVHVSLECMRIYGILLQPAVPRLADKLLSRLGVRDDERNWSDLDFLPSYRGKECPFQGRSLGPDTGVLFKRLESPSGDKEKTNLMKKHMKTKQLKTFTVR